In the genome of Mycobacterium kansasii ATCC 12478, one region contains:
- a CDS encoding MFS transporter → MNGFWAQFRSFSRPSRVLMINQFGASIGFYMLMPYLSSYLAGTLGLAAWAVGLVLGVRNFSQQGMFFVGGTLADRLGYKPLIVAGCLLRIGAFGLLAIAQSLSTLLIAAAATGFAGALFNPALRAYLATEADDRRIEAFATLNMFNRAGIFLGPLIGLAFVTSNFRMSVLAATVIFAVLALAQLLALPGHRFADPGPAAPAKTSIISDWRAVAGNRSFLRFAATMTGSYLLSSQIYLMLPAQASVVAPHSQAQLVAAVFGTSGLVAVAGQLRITRWFSARWRPGRSVYIGVALMAASFAPLAAIPDSQRLGTPAAVAALLAAAALLAVASAAVFPFEMHIVVSLSSERLVATHYGFYNTIIGVGILAGNFAIGALLGTEHRLDTDELVWAALILVGLIAATGLYRHDAQINAPGRAVPD, encoded by the coding sequence ATGAACGGATTCTGGGCCCAGTTTCGCAGCTTCAGCCGCCCAAGCCGCGTACTCATGATCAACCAATTCGGGGCCAGCATAGGCTTTTACATGCTGATGCCCTACTTGTCCAGCTATCTGGCAGGGACCCTTGGCTTGGCAGCGTGGGCTGTCGGCCTGGTGCTGGGTGTGCGCAACTTCAGCCAGCAGGGCATGTTTTTCGTGGGCGGTACGCTCGCCGATCGGCTCGGCTACAAACCGTTGATCGTAGCCGGTTGTCTGCTGCGCATTGGCGCATTCGGTTTGTTGGCGATCGCCCAGTCGCTATCGACGTTGTTGATTGCCGCAGCGGCAACGGGTTTCGCTGGTGCGCTGTTCAACCCGGCGCTGCGGGCGTATCTCGCCACCGAAGCCGACGACCGCCGAATCGAAGCATTCGCCACCTTGAACATGTTCAACCGAGCGGGAATCTTCCTCGGCCCACTAATCGGACTGGCCTTTGTGACGTCGAACTTCCGGATGAGTGTACTGGCGGCTACGGTGATCTTCGCCGTCCTTGCCCTCGCACAACTCCTGGCGTTACCGGGGCACCGATTCGCAGATCCGGGGCCGGCCGCGCCGGCGAAGACGTCGATCATCTCGGACTGGCGGGCGGTCGCGGGCAATAGATCGTTCTTGCGGTTCGCCGCCACCATGACCGGCTCCTATCTGCTGTCCTCCCAGATTTATCTCATGCTTCCCGCGCAGGCCTCGGTGGTGGCGCCACACTCCCAAGCACAATTGGTGGCAGCAGTTTTCGGCACGTCAGGCCTGGTTGCGGTGGCCGGCCAGCTGCGCATCACGCGATGGTTCTCGGCACGATGGCGGCCCGGGCGCAGTGTGTACATCGGGGTGGCGCTGATGGCGGCATCGTTTGCGCCGCTGGCCGCCATCCCCGACTCGCAGCGGTTAGGCACTCCAGCGGCCGTCGCGGCGTTGCTTGCCGCGGCGGCCTTGCTCGCCGTCGCGTCCGCAGCGGTGTTTCCCTTCGAGATGCACATCGTGGTGTCGCTGTCCAGCGAACGGTTGGTGGCGACCCACTATGGCTTCTACAACACCATCATCGGAGTCGGCATCCTGGCCGGCAATTTCGCGATCGGGGCGCTGCTGGGCACCGAACACCGCCTAGACACCGACGAACTCGTGTGGGCCGCACTGATTCTCGTCGGGCTAATCGCCGCGACGGGACTATATCGACATGACGCACAGATCAACGCGCCTGGCCGTGCCGTACCTGATTGA
- a CDS encoding acyl-CoA dehydrogenase family protein — protein sequence MTPTQSVAEFAARARAWLADNMPSVDPMSPPAAPRDQERSWQRARELQKRLYEGGFAGICFPREYGGQGLPYEYQRAFDEESLCYEMPLILNTPTFTICCATLLDTASEEQKKTHIGAALRGDEVLVQLLSEPSGGSDLAGVLTRAVRRGDRWVIDGAKTWSTSAFAADYGLCLARTDWDVPKHEGLTMFLVPIDHPGITLRRITQVNGSSEFCEEFLDGVDVGEDAVVGEVNNGWAVASRQLYHERRAVGMGSEFASGGGSEGGHTTPVDYAELARQAGRADSDWVQETAGRALVHRAVAEQLIEHVYRSVGDGTLPPAGGTLIRLFHAETVMCEMDTALAIAGAAGVVGQPGEGLQAGLRYLARQSVAIGGGTTEMARNVIGERVLNFPREYAADRGVPFNQVRHGQAR from the coding sequence ATGACGCCGACCCAGTCCGTTGCGGAATTCGCCGCCCGGGCCCGGGCGTGGCTGGCCGACAACATGCCATCTGTCGACCCTATGTCACCGCCTGCGGCGCCTCGCGATCAAGAACGCTCCTGGCAGCGGGCTCGTGAACTGCAAAAGCGGCTCTACGAAGGAGGATTCGCCGGGATCTGCTTCCCCCGCGAGTACGGTGGCCAGGGTCTACCGTATGAATACCAACGGGCGTTCGACGAGGAATCCTTGTGCTACGAGATGCCGTTGATCCTCAACACCCCGACGTTCACCATCTGCTGTGCCACACTGCTCGACACCGCCAGCGAGGAGCAGAAGAAGACTCACATCGGGGCGGCGTTGCGCGGCGACGAGGTGCTGGTGCAACTGCTCTCGGAGCCCAGCGGCGGATCGGACTTGGCGGGCGTCCTGACCCGCGCCGTGCGACGCGGTGACCGCTGGGTGATCGACGGTGCCAAGACCTGGAGCACCAGCGCGTTCGCGGCCGACTACGGACTGTGTCTGGCCCGCACCGACTGGGATGTGCCCAAACATGAGGGGCTGACGATGTTCCTGGTGCCCATCGATCACCCCGGAATCACGTTGCGCCGGATCACCCAGGTGAACGGCTCCTCGGAGTTCTGCGAGGAATTCCTCGACGGGGTGGACGTCGGCGAGGATGCGGTGGTCGGGGAGGTGAACAACGGCTGGGCCGTGGCCTCGCGACAGCTCTATCACGAGCGCCGGGCGGTCGGGATGGGCTCGGAGTTCGCCAGTGGCGGTGGCAGCGAGGGCGGTCACACGACGCCGGTCGACTACGCCGAGCTCGCGCGGCAGGCCGGCCGGGCCGACAGTGATTGGGTACAGGAGACGGCCGGTCGGGCGTTGGTGCACCGCGCGGTGGCCGAGCAGCTGATCGAGCACGTCTACCGCAGCGTCGGCGACGGCACGCTGCCGCCTGCCGGTGGAACGCTGATCAGGCTCTTCCACGCCGAGACGGTGATGTGTGAGATGGACACCGCGCTGGCGATCGCCGGAGCCGCCGGTGTGGTGGGGCAACCCGGCGAGGGCCTGCAGGCCGGACTGCGCTACCTCGCGCGGCAGTCCGTCGCCATCGGCGGTGGAACAACCGAGATGGCGCGCAACGTCATCGGTGAGCGGGTGCTGAACTTCCCGCGGGAATACGCCGCCGACCGCGGCGTGCCGTTCAATCAGGTACGGCACGGCCAGGCGCGTTGA
- a CDS encoding acyl-CoA dehydrogenase family protein yields the protein MTAVDSPENILFTSTTHAFLRKEASLRRVRELHAAGLSFDPQWWQRAAELGWTALLVPEDLGGGSISGNGVEDLAMVAEQLGKTVAPGPLYPVSTVLAALVDCAEPHAHAGVIASLMSGEAVASWAVCEPGRGWSPLDPTVTATPVDSGYRIEGVKDRVEAGAQSALLLVVARCGDEVRQFLVPADAHGVRTAPQQSLDLVKQYARVDFDGVVVAESAAVGTAAETAGLIDRQSQIAQVLQCAEVVGILQTVFDFTVQWALDRHTFGRPLASYQALKHKFADMKLWLEACRATTAAAVKAVGARSPAAGRAASVAKSYVGEMAGQIVQGCVQMHGGIGITWEHDLHLYLRRVTLYRAMFGTPEEHNRRVYALEAEAKAPR from the coding sequence ATGACCGCTGTCGACTCTCCCGAAAACATACTCTTTACCTCCACTACCCACGCATTTCTGCGAAAAGAAGCCTCGCTGCGCCGTGTCCGGGAGTTGCATGCCGCGGGCCTGTCCTTTGACCCGCAGTGGTGGCAACGGGCCGCTGAGCTGGGGTGGACGGCTCTGCTCGTTCCCGAGGATTTGGGCGGCGGCAGCATCTCGGGCAACGGCGTCGAGGATCTGGCCATGGTTGCCGAGCAGCTTGGTAAGACGGTGGCGCCCGGGCCGTTGTATCCGGTCAGCACCGTGCTTGCGGCGTTGGTCGACTGCGCCGAGCCGCACGCGCACGCCGGGGTGATCGCGTCCCTGATGTCTGGCGAAGCGGTGGCCTCGTGGGCGGTCTGCGAACCGGGCCGGGGTTGGTCGCCGCTGGATCCGACGGTCACGGCCACACCCGTCGACTCCGGCTACCGCATCGAGGGCGTCAAAGACCGGGTGGAAGCCGGTGCCCAGAGCGCGCTGTTGCTGGTGGTCGCGCGGTGCGGTGATGAGGTCCGCCAGTTCCTGGTGCCTGCGGATGCGCACGGAGTGCGGACTGCGCCCCAGCAGTCGCTGGACTTGGTCAAGCAGTACGCGAGGGTCGATTTCGACGGCGTCGTGGTGGCTGAGTCGGCGGCGGTCGGCACCGCCGCCGAGACGGCGGGGCTGATCGATCGGCAAAGTCAGATCGCTCAGGTACTGCAGTGCGCCGAGGTGGTCGGCATCCTGCAAACGGTCTTCGACTTCACCGTGCAATGGGCGCTGGATCGGCACACATTCGGACGTCCGCTGGCCTCCTACCAAGCGCTCAAACACAAGTTCGCCGACATGAAGCTGTGGCTGGAGGCTTGCCGCGCCACCACGGCCGCCGCGGTGAAAGCGGTTGGCGCGCGCTCGCCGGCAGCGGGCCGGGCGGCCAGTGTTGCGAAGTCCTATGTCGGTGAAATGGCGGGACAGATCGTTCAGGGTTGCGTGCAGATGCACGGCGGTATCGGCATCACCTGGGAGCACGACCTGCACCTGTACCTGAGGCGAGTTACGTTGTACCGCGCCATGTTCGGCACGCCGGAAGAACACAATCGCCGGGTATACGCGCTGGAAGCCGAAGCGAAGGCGCCTCGATGA
- a CDS encoding alpha/beta hydrolase — MTQTNLARPQGLSRIDPALRDTAAALRIVEFSVETLSAERQHADRVAAEQAAAVDTGVAGVSIESRYIAGPDGGRLGLRLYRGGSGSTAPIVIYAHGGGFVTGNLDTDHGHCVELAHAADCLVVSVGYRLAPEHPCPAALDDVEASLRFAVDNCAELDADAHRLAVMGRDAGAALVAGLAQRMFDEEGPPILVQILHQPMLDSDATPSRREFQRTPGLNGQAVSRAWAHYLGHTTANRHHVPAHRANLEGLPPTFISCSEIDPCRDEAIDYANRLLHAYVHTELHVFAATFHGFDSVVTDWVVSQENRALHAQTLRRAFAT; from the coding sequence ATGACTCAGACGAATCTCGCACGGCCGCAAGGCCTCAGCCGTATCGACCCGGCGCTGCGAGATACCGCCGCCGCGCTGAGGATCGTCGAATTCAGCGTCGAGACGTTGAGCGCGGAGCGACAGCATGCCGACCGGGTCGCCGCCGAGCAGGCCGCGGCGGTCGACACGGGTGTTGCCGGGGTGAGCATCGAATCGCGATACATTGCCGGTCCTGACGGCGGGCGGCTGGGCTTACGGCTGTATCGGGGTGGCAGCGGGTCAACCGCGCCGATAGTGATCTACGCCCACGGTGGCGGATTCGTCACCGGCAACCTCGACACCGACCACGGGCACTGTGTGGAGCTGGCTCACGCGGCCGACTGCCTGGTCGTGTCGGTCGGCTACCGGCTGGCGCCCGAGCATCCGTGCCCGGCGGCCCTCGATGATGTCGAGGCGAGTCTGCGTTTTGCTGTCGACAACTGCGCCGAACTAGACGCCGATGCCCATCGGCTGGCGGTGATGGGCCGTGACGCCGGTGCGGCACTGGTGGCCGGATTGGCTCAGCGCATGTTCGACGAGGAAGGCCCGCCGATCCTGGTGCAGATTCTGCATCAGCCGATGCTCGATTCCGACGCCACGCCGTCGCGGCGGGAGTTTCAGCGCACCCCCGGTCTCAACGGTCAGGCGGTGTCCCGGGCCTGGGCCCATTACCTGGGCCACACCACGGCGAATCGTCACCACGTTCCGGCGCACCGGGCGAATCTGGAAGGCTTGCCGCCGACATTCATCAGCTGCTCGGAGATCGACCCCTGCCGCGATGAGGCCATCGACTACGCGAACCGTCTGCTGCACGCGTACGTCCACACCGAACTGCACGTCTTCGCGGCGACGTTCCATGGCTTCGACTCCGTCGTCACCGATTGGGTCGTCTCCCAAGAGAACCGGGCGCTGCATGCTCAGACGCTGCGGCGAGCCTTCGCGACCTAA
- a CDS encoding amidohydrolase family protein: MTTTERADAGTQRREIAVTIVDTDVHPLPVSVDVLKSYAPAEWVAKIWPTGNAVTPVPHFYDTPDSYKTMSLRLDAVPPGGGFAGSDPDFAAKQLLVDAGVSIASLEPMCDAQLPQAEQVLKSTYNDWLADVWLDKHNAHGRWRGSISVSAQTPELAGREIERWAGHPYMCQILMTPQTRGIPFGSPHFDPLYEAAARNGLPVATHLMGQTPFELIPLYPVGNPAHWHDFFASWPLLYVSHLMSLVFDGAFDRHPNLRVVFIEGGFTWAMPVMSRMDQMWQARRGDLPHVRRSPSEYVREHVRFTTQPLEEVDTVKFRQYLDMMDLGDNLMFSTDYPHWSYDSPAYAFNRFPPDQRERIMRGNATALYGLPATVKALPGERLGAAYGTEPEGESS, translated from the coding sequence ATGACCACGACCGAACGAGCCGACGCCGGCACGCAACGGCGAGAGATAGCGGTCACCATCGTCGACACCGACGTTCACCCGCTGCCCGTCTCTGTCGACGTGCTCAAGTCCTACGCGCCGGCCGAATGGGTGGCCAAGATCTGGCCTACCGGCAATGCGGTCACGCCGGTGCCGCACTTCTACGACACCCCGGACTCCTACAAGACGATGTCGTTGCGGCTGGACGCCGTCCCGCCGGGCGGCGGGTTCGCCGGCAGCGACCCCGATTTCGCCGCCAAGCAGTTGCTGGTGGATGCCGGCGTCAGCATCGCCTCGCTGGAGCCGATGTGTGACGCGCAATTGCCGCAGGCCGAGCAGGTGCTGAAGTCGACATACAACGACTGGCTGGCCGACGTCTGGCTGGACAAGCACAATGCGCACGGCCGGTGGCGCGGGTCGATCAGCGTCAGCGCCCAGACACCGGAACTGGCGGGCCGTGAGATTGAGCGCTGGGCCGGCCATCCCTATATGTGCCAGATTCTGATGACCCCGCAGACTCGTGGAATCCCTTTCGGCAGTCCGCATTTCGATCCCCTCTACGAGGCCGCGGCCCGCAATGGGCTGCCGGTGGCCACGCATCTGATGGGTCAGACGCCGTTCGAGTTGATCCCGCTGTATCCCGTCGGCAACCCCGCGCACTGGCATGACTTCTTCGCCTCCTGGCCGCTGCTGTACGTGTCGCACTTGATGAGCCTGGTATTCGACGGCGCGTTTGATCGCCATCCGAACTTGCGGGTGGTATTCATCGAAGGTGGCTTCACCTGGGCGATGCCGGTGATGTCGCGGATGGACCAGATGTGGCAGGCCCGCCGCGGCGACCTTCCGCATGTGCGCCGGTCCCCGTCGGAGTATGTGCGCGAACACGTCCGGTTCACCACCCAGCCGCTCGAAGAGGTCGACACCGTGAAGTTTCGCCAGTATCTGGACATGATGGACCTGGGCGACAATCTGATGTTCTCGACGGACTACCCGCACTGGAGCTACGACTCTCCGGCGTATGCGTTCAACCGGTTCCCCCCCGACCAGCGGGAGCGGATCATGCGCGGCAACGCGACCGCGCTCTACGGGCTGCCCGCGACCGTCAAAGCACTGCCCGGAGAACGGCTCGGCGCTGCCTATGGCACTGAGCCGGAAGGCGAGTCATCATGA
- a CDS encoding amidohydrolase family protein, whose amino-acid sequence MSPVIDACIDTNVQPHFRHNAEIRRYLPTAHQLRSIPDVEQQWYQAPGGDYRPDLYGKHYPGSDPETVSRHLFDDAAVDYAILNPLTRGNIADYLLNSCICAAVNDWLLDRWLDPDPTNRFRGTIRVNPEDPKGAVAEIERLAGHPKLVQVGVPMQSREPYGKPMFEPIWEAAAAHGLPVAVHINGGNGVDYPPTFAGHAHTYPGYAAFMPLNYFVHLATLIVEGVFGRHPGLTFVFADGGYDILTPLIWRLDTFWLSMRDQTPWVDRYPSEYLSAHVRFCSSAFDGPVDAGQMPRWMDFSDKADLVMYGSSYPHWSTSPPDAAVTGLDELQRAKMLWRNASELYGLKVESSVT is encoded by the coding sequence ATGAGCCCGGTTATCGATGCCTGCATTGACACCAACGTGCAGCCCCATTTCCGCCACAACGCGGAGATACGGCGTTATCTGCCCACTGCCCATCAACTGCGGTCGATCCCCGACGTTGAACAGCAGTGGTACCAGGCTCCCGGCGGTGACTACCGGCCGGACCTGTATGGAAAGCATTACCCCGGCTCGGATCCCGAGACCGTCAGCAGGCATCTTTTCGACGACGCGGCTGTCGACTACGCCATCCTCAATCCGCTGACCCGGGGCAACATCGCCGACTACCTGCTCAACAGCTGCATCTGCGCAGCGGTCAACGACTGGCTGCTCGACCGGTGGCTAGATCCCGACCCCACCAACCGATTCCGGGGAACCATCCGGGTCAATCCGGAGGACCCCAAGGGTGCCGTCGCCGAAATCGAACGACTCGCCGGTCATCCCAAGCTGGTTCAGGTAGGTGTTCCGATGCAATCGCGCGAGCCGTACGGCAAGCCGATGTTCGAGCCCATCTGGGAGGCCGCCGCCGCTCACGGCTTACCGGTGGCGGTGCACATCAACGGCGGCAACGGCGTCGACTATCCGCCGACGTTCGCCGGGCACGCGCACACCTATCCCGGGTACGCGGCCTTCATGCCGCTGAACTACTTCGTGCACCTGGCCACGCTCATCGTCGAGGGTGTCTTCGGCCGGCACCCCGGCCTCACGTTCGTGTTCGCCGACGGCGGATACGACATCCTCACCCCGCTGATATGGCGGCTGGACACTTTCTGGCTGTCGATGCGTGACCAGACGCCGTGGGTGGATCGCTATCCCAGCGAATATCTGTCCGCTCATGTCCGGTTTTGCTCGTCGGCTTTCGACGGACCCGTCGATGCCGGGCAGATGCCGCGCTGGATGGACTTCTCCGACAAGGCCGACCTGGTGATGTACGGTTCGAGCTACCCCCATTGGTCCACGTCGCCACCCGACGCGGCCGTCACCGGTTTGGATGAGCTTCAGCGCGCGAAGATGTTGTGGCGCAACGCCAGCGAGCTCTACGGCCTGAAGGTGGAAAGCAGCGTTACATGA